Proteins co-encoded in one Kutzneria chonburiensis genomic window:
- a CDS encoding MBL fold metallo-hydrolase: protein MAEIDRVLEKAWPTRPPTAVFADLPQRFWDDRPDLWDAADGRLVSSSLTWVIRDRGRVVLVDTGIGNHKDRPDMPSFHQLETDFLIALAAVGVVPAMVDVVVNTHLHADHVGWNTRLVDDCWVPTFPNATYLIPAADYAHFADDQVVADSVRPVVEAGQAVLWRDSHRVADGLLLEAAPGHTPGSSVLKLRDEAVFVGDLLHNPAQILEPDADSMFCLDGARARRSRRQILGWAADRGARVLPTHFDGGLVSRDGAKFAC from the coding sequence ATGGCCGAGATTGACCGAGTGCTGGAGAAGGCGTGGCCGACCCGCCCGCCGACCGCGGTGTTCGCCGACCTGCCGCAGCGGTTCTGGGACGACCGCCCGGACCTGTGGGACGCCGCCGACGGCCGGCTGGTCAGCAGCTCCCTGACCTGGGTGATCCGCGACCGCGGTCGGGTCGTGCTGGTCGACACCGGTATCGGCAACCACAAGGACCGGCCGGACATGCCGTCGTTCCACCAGCTGGAGACCGATTTCCTGATCGCGCTGGCCGCGGTCGGGGTGGTGCCGGCCATGGTGGACGTGGTGGTGAACACCCACCTGCACGCCGATCACGTCGGCTGGAACACGCGGCTGGTCGACGACTGCTGGGTGCCGACCTTCCCCAACGCCACCTATCTCATCCCGGCGGCCGACTACGCGCATTTCGCCGACGACCAGGTGGTCGCCGACAGCGTGCGCCCGGTGGTCGAGGCCGGGCAGGCGGTGCTGTGGCGGGACTCGCACCGCGTGGCCGACGGGCTGCTGCTGGAGGCGGCGCCCGGCCACACGCCCGGGTCGAGCGTGCTCAAGCTGCGGGACGAGGCCGTGTTCGTCGGGGATCTGCTGCACAACCCGGCGCAGATCCTGGAGCCCGACGCCGACAGCATGTTCTGCCTGGACGGGGCGCGGGCGCGGCGGTCGAGGCGACAGATCCTCGGCTGGGCCGCCGATCGCGGGGCCCGGGTGCTGCCGACGCACTTCGACGGCGGCCTGGTCAGCCGGGACGGGGCGAAGTTCGCCTGCTGA
- a CDS encoding VOC family protein produces MALHGLAAITIGVPDVAATTAYYTEFGLTPSDDGWLSTVDGGRQLRIVPAPTRRLVEVAVRADDADDLGAVASRLAGIDISVDKNVESVTAVEPATGVRAVVRIAPRIAQEPTIPPPFNAPGHVVRVGARTPGILRTNKVKPRKLGHVVIGSTDYGATRRFFTDGLGFKLSDEMKHEGAFLRCSTDHHNVLVLKAPVTYMHHSSWQVDDIDEVGRGASAMLEEHPERHVWGLGRHHAGSNFFWYLKDPAGNFSEYYSDMDCIVEDAVWKPEVLEGAKGLFNWGPKPPPSFIKPEDLAELMTGSHQPG; encoded by the coding sequence ATGGCTCTGCACGGTCTGGCGGCCATCACCATCGGCGTCCCGGACGTGGCCGCGACCACCGCCTACTACACGGAATTCGGCCTCACGCCGTCGGATGACGGCTGGCTGTCCACTGTGGACGGCGGTCGCCAGCTGCGGATCGTGCCGGCGCCGACGCGGCGGCTGGTCGAGGTCGCCGTACGGGCCGATGACGCCGACGACCTCGGTGCCGTGGCCTCACGGCTGGCCGGCATCGACATCTCCGTGGACAAGAACGTCGAGAGCGTGACGGCGGTGGAGCCGGCGACCGGCGTGCGCGCCGTGGTCCGGATCGCGCCGCGTATCGCGCAGGAGCCGACCATCCCGCCGCCGTTCAACGCCCCCGGCCACGTGGTCCGCGTGGGCGCACGCACGCCGGGCATCTTGCGTACCAACAAGGTCAAGCCGCGCAAGCTCGGGCACGTCGTGATCGGCTCCACCGACTACGGCGCCACCCGCCGGTTCTTCACCGACGGCCTCGGCTTCAAGCTGAGCGACGAGATGAAGCACGAGGGCGCGTTCCTGCGCTGCTCCACCGATCACCACAACGTGTTGGTGCTCAAGGCACCCGTCACCTACATGCACCACAGTTCCTGGCAGGTCGACGACATCGACGAGGTCGGCCGCGGCGCGTCGGCCATGCTGGAGGAGCACCCCGAGCGGCACGTCTGGGGCCTCGGCCGGCACCACGCCGGCTCGAACTTCTTCTGGTACCTCAAGGATCCGGCCGGCAACTTCTCGGAGTACTACTCCGACATGGACTGCATCGTCGAGGACGCGGTGTGGAAGCCGGAAGTCCTTGAGGGGGCCAAGGGTCTGTTCAACTGGGGGCCGAAGCCGCCGCCGTCGTTCATCAAGCCCGAGGACCTGGCCGAGCTGATGACCGGCTCGCACCAGCCCGGCTGA
- a CDS encoding response regulator: MSLRVLVADDQAMVRTGFRLILTGEPDIEVVGEAADGREAVALARQLRPDVTLMDIKMPVVDGLQATRLLAGPDVRDPLRVVVVTTFDLDENVHAALRAGACGFLLKDAGPGLLIEAVHAAANGEALVSPSITTRLLAHFAEARVERKPLEPLTEREFDVIRLVARGRTNAEIAAELVISLSTVKTHLGAVQRKLAARNRTEVAIWAWETGTVR; the protein is encoded by the coding sequence GTGAGCCTGCGGGTCCTGGTCGCCGACGATCAGGCCATGGTGCGGACCGGGTTCCGGCTGATCCTCACCGGCGAACCGGACATCGAGGTGGTCGGCGAGGCCGCGGACGGCCGGGAGGCCGTGGCGCTGGCCCGGCAGCTGCGGCCCGACGTGACCCTGATGGACATCAAGATGCCGGTGGTGGACGGCCTCCAGGCCACTCGCCTGCTGGCCGGCCCCGACGTGCGGGATCCGCTGCGGGTCGTCGTGGTCACCACCTTCGACCTGGACGAGAACGTGCACGCGGCGCTGCGCGCCGGGGCCTGCGGCTTCCTGCTCAAGGACGCCGGGCCGGGCCTGCTGATCGAGGCCGTGCACGCGGCGGCCAACGGCGAGGCGCTGGTGTCGCCGTCGATCACCACCCGGCTGCTGGCCCACTTCGCCGAGGCGCGGGTCGAGCGCAAGCCGCTGGAGCCGTTGACCGAGCGCGAGTTCGACGTCATCCGGCTGGTGGCCCGCGGCCGCACCAACGCCGAGATCGCGGCCGAGCTGGTCATCTCGCTGTCCACGGTGAAGACGCACCTCGGCGCGGTGCAACGGAAACTGGCCGCGCGCAACCGCACCGAAGTGGCGATCTGGGCGTGGGAGACCGGAACCGTACGGTAG
- a CDS encoding Lrp/AsnC family transcriptional regulator, translating to MLDELDEALLLALQHDARQTNRDLAAATGVSPSTSLERVRGLRERGVIKGYLVDVDLPAIGRGVQALIAVRIRPPSRRHIEAFRQWAARLPETIGVFVVSGSEDFLIHVAVPDNNSLYSFVIDRLTERPEVADVRTSVVYEHIRNPRIAPA from the coding sequence ATGTTGGACGAACTTGATGAGGCGCTGCTGCTGGCCCTGCAGCACGATGCACGGCAGACCAACCGCGACCTGGCCGCCGCGACCGGTGTCTCGCCGTCCACCTCGCTGGAGCGAGTGCGGGGGCTGCGCGAACGCGGCGTGATCAAGGGCTACCTGGTGGACGTCGACCTGCCGGCCATCGGCCGCGGCGTGCAGGCGCTGATCGCGGTGCGCATCCGGCCGCCGTCCCGCCGCCACATCGAGGCGTTCCGGCAGTGGGCCGCCCGGCTGCCCGAGACCATTGGCGTTTTTGTGGTCTCCGGCAGCGAGGACTTCCTCATTCACGTGGCCGTGCCGGACAACAACAGCCTGTACAGCTTCGTCATCGACCGGTTGACCGAGCGCCCCGAGGTCGCGGACGTGCGGACCAGCGTGGTGTACGAGCACATCCGCAACCCGAGGATCGCCCCGGCGTAG
- a CDS encoding VC0807 family protein: MTTPQPVQLRRFLPSIVLNAVVPLVVYTLVRPYFADDVTALIIAGAIPLAVTLVGFLVRRKLDIVGAISVVGFVVAVAAQLLTGGDGLIVKVQGVIITGPIGVLFLLSALIGRPLVGVIFQFLSRRNPGMRVPTKGRALALTLVFGGMFTLHAVVAVALALLLPTPVFLAVSNPIGLGIIAAGLLVIFLMRRRWHASAQQA, encoded by the coding sequence ATGACCACGCCGCAACCCGTCCAGCTACGCCGGTTCCTGCCGAGCATCGTGCTCAACGCGGTGGTGCCGCTGGTGGTGTACACGCTGGTGCGGCCGTATTTCGCCGACGACGTCACCGCGCTGATCATCGCCGGCGCGATCCCGCTGGCCGTCACCCTTGTCGGCTTCCTGGTGCGCCGCAAGCTGGACATCGTCGGCGCGATCTCGGTGGTCGGCTTCGTGGTCGCCGTGGCCGCGCAGCTGCTGACCGGTGGCGACGGGCTGATCGTGAAGGTCCAGGGCGTGATCATCACCGGCCCGATCGGGGTGTTGTTCCTGCTGTCGGCGTTGATCGGCCGGCCGCTGGTCGGCGTGATCTTCCAGTTCCTGTCCCGCCGCAACCCCGGCATGCGGGTGCCGACCAAGGGCCGGGCGCTGGCGCTGACCCTCGTGTTCGGCGGCATGTTCACCCTGCACGCCGTGGTCGCCGTTGCCCTCGCGCTGCTGCTGCCGACCCCGGTGTTCCTGGCCGTGTCCAACCCGATCGGCCTCGGCATCATCGCCGCCGGCCTGCTGGTGATCTTCCTGATGCGCCGCCGGTGGCACGCATCAGCCCAGCAGGCGTAG
- a CDS encoding sensor histidine kinase, whose amino-acid sequence MSHGWTGRRGPLVAECVVLGLLLAVDFGWAVRAGVPTQLPSSLAFELVPGQALAVAVLALLRRRFPNRVLLLGCVVAALSLVGTGALLITAELGQPLPVELDVTALMALALLIGSASRRLNPVPAAIVVTAGAVAMIVQALFRYGLGGLLAVPVAVLWGGAVAVGLVLRDADSRRRSALTEVRTGERLLLARELHDLVAHHITGVVVLAQAGRRVAPERDEVFGEIEQAGAEALAAMRRLVGMLRTANDLGATPNDLLDAVKQAVPPGVTLTVQDGLDVLAVTPEAATTVHRVIMESVTNAHRHAPQARELAVDVHIDADRLVVEIVNDGVRSAPTGDRGYGLVGMAERVEALGGSLLAGAAPGQRWRVCARLPLGRTV is encoded by the coding sequence ACGGGGTCCGCTCGTGGCCGAGTGCGTGGTGCTCGGCCTACTGCTGGCCGTGGACTTCGGCTGGGCCGTGCGCGCGGGCGTGCCGACGCAGCTGCCGAGCTCGCTGGCGTTCGAGCTCGTGCCCGGGCAGGCGCTGGCGGTGGCGGTGTTGGCCTTGCTGCGCCGGCGGTTTCCGAACCGGGTGCTGTTGCTCGGCTGCGTGGTCGCGGCGCTTTCCCTTGTCGGCACGGGAGCCCTGCTGATCACGGCCGAGTTGGGCCAGCCGCTGCCGGTGGAACTCGACGTCACCGCGCTGATGGCGTTGGCGCTGCTCATCGGCTCGGCCAGCCGGCGGCTGAACCCGGTACCGGCGGCGATCGTGGTGACCGCCGGGGCGGTGGCGATGATCGTCCAGGCGCTGTTCCGTTACGGCCTCGGCGGCCTGCTCGCGGTGCCGGTCGCCGTGCTGTGGGGCGGCGCGGTGGCCGTCGGCCTGGTGCTCAGGGACGCGGATTCCCGACGCCGCAGCGCGTTGACCGAAGTCCGCACGGGCGAACGGCTGCTGCTGGCCCGCGAGCTGCATGACCTGGTGGCGCACCACATCACCGGCGTGGTCGTGCTGGCGCAGGCCGGCCGCCGGGTCGCGCCCGAACGGGACGAGGTGTTCGGCGAGATCGAGCAGGCCGGCGCCGAGGCGCTGGCGGCGATGCGCCGGCTGGTCGGCATGCTCCGCACCGCAAACGATCTCGGGGCCACGCCGAACGATCTGCTCGACGCCGTGAAACAAGCCGTGCCGCCGGGTGTGACGCTGACCGTCCAAGATGGACTGGACGTGCTGGCGGTGACGCCCGAGGCCGCGACGACCGTGCATCGCGTGATCATGGAGTCGGTGACCAACGCCCACCGGCATGCCCCGCAGGCCCGGGAACTGGCGGTGGACGTGCACATCGACGCCGACCGGCTGGTGGTCGAGATCGTCAACGACGGCGTGCGGTCCGCCCCGACCGGCGATCGCGGGTACGGCCTGGTCGGCATGGCGGAGCGGGTCGAGGCGCTCGGCGGTAGTCTGCTGGCCGGCGCGGCGCCGGGACAGCGCTGGCGGGTGTGCGCGCGACTGCCACTGGGGAGGACCGTGTGA
- a CDS encoding DUF2000 domain-containing protein: protein MLPAFAPDEIRIDQPTRQARLKWVMVVDRDLNPGLIANAVGCLAAAVGHAVPTLLGPGGADAVGQHHPGLPWTGCSILAADRAKVAAVRAKAIGKIGVHVVDMPEPAQTSRVYQEYLDTLALSDDLRYYAISLVGPRNVVDKLVGGLRLLG, encoded by the coding sequence ATGCTGCCCGCGTTCGCCCCCGACGAGATCCGCATCGACCAGCCCACCCGGCAGGCCCGGCTGAAGTGGGTGATGGTCGTGGACCGCGACCTCAACCCCGGCCTGATCGCCAACGCCGTCGGCTGCCTGGCCGCCGCGGTCGGGCACGCCGTGCCCACGCTGCTCGGCCCCGGCGGCGCGGACGCCGTCGGCCAGCACCACCCGGGCCTGCCCTGGACCGGCTGCTCGATCCTGGCCGCCGACCGGGCCAAGGTCGCCGCGGTGCGGGCCAAGGCCATCGGCAAGATCGGCGTGCACGTGGTCGACATGCCGGAACCGGCGCAGACCAGCCGGGTGTACCAGGAGTACCTGGACACCCTGGCTTTGTCCGACGACCTCCGTTACTACGCGATCAGCCTGGTCGGGCCGCGCAACGTGGTCGACAAGCTGGTCGGCGGGCTACGCCTGCTGGGCTGA